A part of Miscanthus floridulus cultivar M001 chromosome 6, ASM1932011v1, whole genome shotgun sequence genomic DNA contains:
- the LOC136460072 gene encoding uncharacterized protein, with protein sequence MSSLPLPSHAKLPATGASACLPRPRDRHLLVRGWSAATVAAATPLVASSSSSGPACCHHYSVATAPSLRASSTSPRRRGLDALTVTASAVAVSVCLIFFSATRSMLACKRDAEFLEKYFDSAREKLSETMASVRLVGREVGDLAADLSDLSQELTKGVKSSMSIVHTAEAQLRQSPSSALPGPARRMSNQKNVADEPLLASAVRDLRQLIADIRTGFGAAAGIAGLSMWALKFGSKGRKNRS encoded by the exons ATGTCGTCCCTTCCGCTCCCTAGCCACGCCAAACTCCCCGCCACCGGCGCCTCCGCGTGCCTCCCCCGCCCGCGTGACCGTCACCTCCTAGTCCGCGGTTGGtccgccgccaccgtcgccgccgctaCGCCTCTCgtggcctcgtcctcctcctcgggcCCCGCCTGCTGCCATCACTACTCCGTGGCTACCGCCCCCTCCCTGCGcgcctcctccacctccccaAGGCGCCGGGGCCTCGACGCCCTCACCGTCACTGCTTCCGCG GTTGCAGTATCTGTGTGCTTGATATTCTTTTCGGCGACTCGCTCCATGCTG GCATGTAAGAGAGATGCAGAGTTTCTCGAGAAGTACTTTGATTCAGCAAGAGAGAAACTATCAGAAACTATGGCTTCAGTGAGATTGGTTGGAAGGGAGGTCGGTGATTTGGCTGCAGATCTTAGTGATCTAAG TCAAGAATTGACAAAGGGTGTAAAAAGTTCCATGAGCATTGTTCACACGGCCGAGGCACAACTTCGCCAGTCGCCATCTTCTGCCCTGCCAG GACCTGCACGGAGAATGTCTAATCAGAAGAATGTGGCAGACGAGCCGTTGCTGGCTAGTGCTGTACGAGATCTGCGTCAGTTGATTGCAGATATCCGGACAGGGTTTGGAGCAGCGGCTGGCATTGCCGGCCTTTCCATGTGGGCGTTGAAATTTGGCTCAAAGGGCCGCAAGAATCGCTCATAG